A section of the Pleurocapsa minor HA4230-MV1 genome encodes:
- a CDS encoding L-threonylcarbamoyladenylate synthase has product MNSQVVKLNRNLIPEIKSRLKAGEVIILPTDTVYALVANGKDIEAVTRLRQIKAFSSPQPLGIFTRKEKAEQVVEVDQFALQMMNHFPYPVTMIMRAKSTLSEAVTNGFKNVFVTCPDRFIYDLIMEIPFPIVGTSAAFAGIQASNAELAVKFFGDKVDFIVDGGESKHGRSSTLVDFTVEVPTIMTYGTVSVDDLRPLLPQIVLPSHMMK; this is encoded by the coding sequence ATGAATAGTCAAGTAGTTAAACTCAATCGAAATTTAATCCCCGAAATTAAGAGCCGCCTAAAAGCTGGCGAAGTCATCATTCTTCCTACAGATACTGTTTATGCTTTAGTTGCTAATGGCAAAGATATAGAGGCTGTCACTCGACTCAGACAAATTAAAGCCTTTTCTTCCCCCCAACCTCTAGGCATTTTTACTCGCAAAGAAAAAGCAGAGCAAGTGGTGGAAGTAGACCAATTCGCTTTGCAAATGATGAATCATTTTCCCTATCCCGTGACGATGATTATGCGCGCTAAATCTACTTTATCCGAAGCAGTAACAAACGGATTTAAAAATGTTTTTGTCACCTGTCCAGATCGATTTATTTACGATCTCATCATGGAAATACCTTTTCCCATTGTGGGAACTTCTGCTGCTTTTGCAGGCATTCAAGCAAGCAATGCCGAGCTAGCGGTCAAGTTTTTTGGCGACAAAGTTGATTTTATTGTCGATGGTGGCGAGAGTAAACACGGCAGAAGTAGCACTTTAGTAGATTTTACAGTAGAAGTGCCAACTATTATGACCTATGGTACAGTTTCCGTAGACGACCTCAGACCATTACTTCCTCAGATTGTTCTTCCTTCCCACATGATGAAGTAA
- a CDS encoding response regulator gives MSLKKILVIDDDDDIRKLIQTCLEILGKWQVITAASGMEGLNLAQIKRPNAILLDVMMPDVDGLTTFKRLQSNSMTNDIPVILLTARKGSIDPQFTELGIKGVITKPFNPLKIAEQVAVAFKANL, from the coding sequence ATGAGCCTCAAAAAAATTTTAGTCATTGATGACGATGATGACATTCGCAAATTAATTCAAACCTGCTTAGAAATTCTCGGAAAATGGCAAGTCATCACGGCTGCTTCTGGCATGGAAGGATTAAACCTAGCTCAAATCAAACGACCAAATGCAATTCTTTTAGATGTAATGATGCCCGATGTGGATGGTTTGACGACGTTTAAAAGGTTACAATCAAATTCAATGACAAATGATATTCCCGTAATTTTACTGACAGCTAGAAAAGGATCTATTGATCCGCAATTTACCGAGTTAGGGATCAAAGGCGTAATTACTAAACCGTTCAATCCTTTAAAAATAGCAGAACAAGTTGCAGTAGCTTTTAAAGCTAATTTGTAA
- a CDS encoding DUF3267 domain-containing protein: MISQINRDEPIYTFRLTNEVALRWTSLSIVLFIVAAAGISTFYTTVHGQSWTLDAGDRSINQAWQTIIVLLYFLGVPIGTFIIHELIHGLAFAVFGGKPRYGVGIKFFMLYLYATSSNYLFSRNAFLTISLAPLIVIDAIALLLLAIFPQAPWLGWIVVFNTAGAIGDIWMATLLLRCPSSIAVEDRKAGMAIYAPPNLNPRSLLFQKRREKIKSRLWSLLDVIVSVVAALIVVSFVLPLLFDILQVPSFAIGTDSWWIVRWENNAQGFNLALDLFPLLAIAAVLILLTILLRLAIARSRI; encoded by the coding sequence TTGATAAGTCAGATAAATCGAGATGAACCAATTTACACTTTTCGTTTGACTAACGAAGTTGCTTTACGTTGGACTAGCCTGAGTATCGTGCTGTTTATAGTCGCAGCCGCAGGGATTAGCACATTTTACACGACCGTTCACGGACAGTCATGGACTTTAGATGCTGGCGATCGCTCGATTAACCAAGCTTGGCAAACAATTATCGTATTACTCTACTTCCTTGGTGTCCCGATTGGAACATTTATCATCCATGAGTTGATACATGGTCTGGCTTTCGCCGTTTTTGGTGGTAAACCGCGCTATGGAGTCGGTATCAAATTTTTTATGCTTTATCTGTACGCTACTTCGTCCAATTACCTTTTTTCACGTAATGCCTTCCTAACGATCAGTTTAGCCCCTTTAATTGTTATTGATGCGATCGCATTATTATTACTAGCTATTTTTCCGCAAGCACCTTGGTTGGGTTGGATAGTAGTATTTAACACGGCTGGAGCTATTGGAGATATCTGGATGGCGACATTATTGTTGCGTTGTCCGTCCTCGATAGCCGTAGAAGATCGCAAAGCAGGTATGGCAATTTACGCACCTCCCAATCTAAACCCTAGATCGCTTCTTTTTCAAAAAAGACGTGAAAAGATTAAATCTCGGTTGTGGTCTTTATTAGATGTGATCGTTTCAGTCGTTGCTGCACTGATTGTCGTTAGTTTTGTTCTACCATTGTTATTCGATATTTTGCAAGTACCTTCGTTTGCAATTGGCACAGATAGTTGGTGGATTGTACGTTGGGAGAATAACGCTCAAGGATTTAATCTGGCACTTGATTTGTTTCCCCTACTAGCGATCGCGGCAGTATTGATTCTTTTAACAATTTTACTAAGGCTAGCAATCGCTCGATCAAGAATTTAG
- a CDS encoding DUF1772 domain-containing protein has protein sequence MFVRTWRFITIILAALSMGMAFCHTLELPAKMNYPASLYLTIQQSLYRQFGSFPGIFSEVGAIVCAIALTFLVRQRRLAFKWTLAGATFLALALVVWFSFVAPMNAEFAQWTVDSIPADWTQGRNQWGYSHATRFVLQLIGFSALLFSVLVETSKNRLAIASLPKLYN, from the coding sequence ATGTTTGTAAGAACCTGGCGTTTTATTACGATTATCTTGGCAGCACTAAGTATGGGAATGGCGTTCTGCCATACGCTAGAGTTGCCAGCTAAGATGAATTATCCTGCGTCATTGTACTTAACGATTCAGCAAAGTTTGTATCGGCAATTTGGCTCGTTTCCTGGCATATTTAGCGAGGTTGGTGCAATCGTTTGTGCGATCGCCTTAACATTCCTCGTTCGCCAACGTCGCCTTGCTTTTAAATGGACGTTAGCTGGAGCAACTTTTCTGGCATTAGCTCTTGTAGTTTGGTTTTCGTTTGTCGCACCTATGAATGCTGAGTTTGCTCAATGGACTGTTGATTCCATTCCAGCAGATTGGACGCAGGGACGAAACCAATGGGGATACTCGCACGCGACACGCTTTGTTCTGCAACTAATTGGATTTAGTGCGCTCCTATTTTCCGTACTGGTTGAAACTTCAAAAAACCGTCTCGCGATCGCGTCACTCCCGAAATTGTACAACTAA